A genomic segment from Castor canadensis chromosome 1, mCasCan1.hap1v2, whole genome shotgun sequence encodes:
- the LOC109701302 gene encoding calcitonin gene-related peptide 1, which yields MGFWKFSTFLALSILVLCQVGSLQAAHFRSALQSSPDLATLSEEEAHLLLTALVQDYMQLKARELEQEQELEAEGSSVTAQKRACNTATCVTHRLAGLLSRSGGVVKDNFVPTNVGSDAFGRRRRDLQA from the exons ATGGGCTTCTGGAAATTCTCCACCTTCCTGGCTCTCAGCATCTTGGTCCTATGCCAGGTGGGCAGTCTCCAGGCTGCGCATTTCAG GTCAGCACTGCAGAGCAGCCCAGACTTGGCCACCCTCAGTGAGGAGGAAGCCCACCTCCTGCTGACTGCACTGGTGCAGGACTATATGCAGCTGAAGGCCAGGGAGCTGGAGCAGGAGCAGGAACTGGAGGCAGAGGGCTCCAG TGTCACTGCCCAGAAGAGAGCTTGTAACACTGCCACCTGTGTGACCCACCGACTGGCAGGCTTGCTGAGCAGATCCGGGGGTGTGGTGAAGGACAACTTCGTGCCAACCAATGTGGGCTCCGATGCCTTCGGCCGGCGCCGCAGGGACCTTCAGGCCTGA